A single genomic interval of Flavobacterium sp. N2820 harbors:
- a CDS encoding DNA adenine methylase — MQAKPFLKWAGGKTQLITDIEKALPREFTSQKFTYVEPFVGGGAVLFWILENFPNVEKAIINDINADLTNTYKVIASNPKKLITVLEQFQTKFHSFENDAEGRRVYYNEQRTLFNSRSKDAITQAALLIFLNKTCFNGLFRVNKSNGFNVPMGDSTKQTICDAENIMAVSKVLQRVEILTGDYKETLQHAEHPALFYFDPPYKPLSQTSSFNTYTKDNFGDNEQIELRDFCKTLDTLGHYWMLSNSDVKGKDMTDTFFDDIYKEFNINRVYARRSINANGAKRGKLTELLITNYAYEQALSIA; from the coding sequence ATGCAAGCAAAACCATTTTTAAAATGGGCTGGTGGTAAAACCCAGTTGATTACCGATATTGAAAAAGCTTTACCAAGAGAATTTACCTCACAAAAGTTTACTTATGTTGAGCCTTTTGTTGGTGGTGGAGCCGTTTTGTTTTGGATTTTGGAAAATTTTCCTAATGTGGAAAAGGCTATTATTAATGATATTAATGCAGACCTAACCAATACTTATAAAGTCATAGCTTCAAATCCAAAAAAACTTATAACGGTTTTAGAGCAATTTCAAACAAAGTTTCATTCTTTTGAAAATGATGCAGAAGGAAGAAGAGTTTATTATAATGAACAAAGAACACTTTTTAACTCTCGCTCTAAAGATGCTATAACTCAAGCAGCTTTGCTAATATTTTTAAACAAAACATGCTTCAATGGTTTGTTTCGTGTGAATAAAAGCAATGGATTTAATGTACCAATGGGAGATTCTACCAAGCAAACAATTTGTGATGCTGAAAATATAATGGCGGTTAGCAAAGTATTACAACGGGTAGAAATTTTGACTGGAGATTATAAAGAAACTTTACAACATGCCGAACATCCTGCCTTGTTCTATTTCGATCCTCCTTATAAACCTTTAAGTCAAACTTCTAGTTTTAACACTTATACCAAAGATAATTTTGGTGATAATGAACAAATTGAATTACGTGACTTTTGTAAAACATTGGACACATTAGGTCATTACTGGATGCTAAGTAATTCTGATGTAAAAGGAAAAGACATGACAGATACTTTTTTTGATGATATTTACAAAGAATTTAATATTAACCGAGTATATGCCAGACGAAGTATTAATGCAAACGGAGCTAAACGAGGCAAACTAACTGAATTATTAATTACCAATTATGCCTATGAACAAGCTTTGTCAATTGCTTAA
- a CDS encoding DGQHR domain-containing protein: MGYLEQFKVEEIKGKLTTDLSYLGKLYKVKKSKYITRNIEHSLLDDFIKKGWEVEGKPMATKTKIRKQKEHSKQFEDDIWCQFYELGFRHLNYDENLHLPFSSNEEDTKQIDVVAINHEAVFLIECKSSDKPKKITFKDEFELLSLRLNGFRKVIEQAYGKGLRVKYIFATRNLKIDYNDIDFQRLLKTNSFYYNDNTYDYINNLIKSYKKASLYQFFGLVFKNELINTEKIELPAVEGKMGKKTYYMFSIEPEMLLKLSFILHRTRANEAEFPTYQRLLVPTRLKGITKFIDDGGFFPNSLIVNFSHQNKHKLIFEASSRTENSLSKIGILKIPNAYAIAYIIDGQHRLYGYANSKFLSTNTIPVVAFDNLDSKEQLDIFMDINQNQKAVSPSLRTDLEEDLFWESPRADMRIKALRSSIVKGLSNDPNSPLYKKITVGEDKAVLSMENMKLGLIDSGLLPIAKGNSFDESSVYYCVYNTHNHEHNIEMKKAKKEITEFLKLCYECVQEKFPVIFNKERFFIISNRGSFAYISVIGSLHRYMIDSKILNKNSTPTERYTAIEKYLIALLEKLSSLNQEVAQKQLDIQGKSAEKKWLTFFQSLINEKYPEYSPSELTDWKERQDENLQDEGGVYIKSVERRIKTSVLDKLKSLYNEDWELEINTIKTTCQGRANAENEKNYKEGIKDRVDWMEMFTINDYKKIIDDNWGKTPKENSNFIKFSDEFSIDIGEGINNRKDALKWMSHFNSYRNTWAHEGTKNKGLNKDEILFLKKVYNHFFNA; the protein is encoded by the coding sequence ATGGGTTATTTAGAACAATTTAAAGTTGAAGAAATAAAAGGAAAATTGACTACTGATTTATCATATTTAGGGAAATTATATAAGGTAAAGAAAAGTAAATATATAACTAGAAATATTGAACATTCTTTGTTAGACGATTTTATCAAAAAAGGTTGGGAAGTTGAAGGAAAGCCAATGGCAACTAAAACTAAGATAAGAAAACAGAAAGAACATTCAAAACAATTTGAAGATGATATATGGTGTCAGTTTTATGAGTTAGGTTTCAGACATTTAAACTATGATGAAAACTTACACTTACCATTTTCTTCTAATGAAGAAGACACAAAACAGATAGATGTAGTAGCAATTAATCACGAAGCCGTATTTCTTATTGAATGTAAATCAAGTGATAAACCAAAAAAAATAACCTTCAAAGATGAATTTGAACTACTAAGTTTAAGATTAAACGGATTTAGAAAAGTTATAGAACAAGCATATGGAAAAGGTCTACGTGTTAAGTATATCTTTGCTACAAGAAATTTAAAAATTGACTATAATGACATTGATTTTCAAAGATTATTAAAAACAAACTCTTTTTATTACAACGACAATACATATGATTATATAAATAATTTAATAAAAAGTTATAAAAAAGCATCTCTATATCAATTTTTTGGACTTGTGTTTAAAAATGAGTTAATTAACACAGAGAAAATTGAATTACCAGCAGTTGAGGGAAAAATGGGAAAGAAGACTTATTATATGTTTTCAATTGAGCCAGAGATGCTATTAAAACTTAGTTTTATTCTTCACAGAACTAGAGCTAATGAAGCGGAGTTTCCAACTTATCAAAGGTTATTAGTACCAACAAGATTAAAAGGTATTACTAAGTTCATAGATGATGGTGGTTTCTTTCCTAATTCTTTAATTGTGAATTTCAGTCATCAAAATAAACACAAATTAATCTTTGAGGCTTCTTCTAGAACTGAAAATTCACTATCAAAAATTGGGATTTTAAAAATTCCTAATGCATATGCTATAGCTTATATTATTGATGGGCAACATAGACTCTATGGATATGCTAATTCTAAATTTTTAAGCACTAATACTATTCCTGTTGTTGCATTTGACAATTTAGATTCAAAAGAACAGCTAGATATATTTATGGATATTAATCAAAACCAAAAAGCAGTTTCCCCAAGTTTGAGAACTGATCTTGAAGAAGATTTATTTTGGGAGTCTCCAAGAGCAGATATGAGAATAAAAGCACTCCGTTCTTCAATTGTTAAGGGTTTAAGTAATGACCCAAACAGTCCCTTATATAAAAAAATAACTGTTGGAGAGGACAAAGCAGTACTTTCAATGGAAAACATGAAGCTTGGATTAATTGATTCTGGTTTATTACCAATTGCAAAAGGTAATTCTTTTGATGAAAGTTCTGTTTATTACTGTGTTTATAATACACATAATCATGAACATAACATTGAAATGAAAAAGGCAAAGAAAGAAATTACAGAGTTTTTAAAATTATGTTATGAATGTGTACAAGAAAAGTTTCCTGTAATTTTTAATAAAGAGCGATTTTTCATCATTTCTAACAGAGGTAGTTTTGCTTATATTTCTGTAATTGGTAGTCTACATAGATATATGATTGATAGTAAAATTCTTAATAAGAATTCTACTCCAACCGAAAGATACACTGCTATTGAAAAATATTTAATTGCCCTTTTAGAAAAACTATCAAGTTTAAATCAAGAGGTTGCGCAAAAACAATTGGATATACAAGGGAAAAGTGCTGAAAAAAAATGGTTAACTTTTTTTCAATCTTTAATCAATGAAAAATATCCAGAATATTCACCTTCTGAACTAACTGATTGGAAGGAAAGACAAGATGAAAATCTTCAAGATGAAGGTGGGGTTTACATTAAATCTGTAGAAAGAAGAATAAAGACATCTGTATTAGATAAATTAAAATCGTTGTATAATGAAGATTGGGAACTAGAAATTAACACCATCAAAACCACATGTCAAGGTAGAGCTAATGCTGAAAACGAAAAAAATTATAAAGAAGGGATTAAAGATAGAGTTGATTGGATGGAAATGTTTACAATAAACGATTATAAAAAAATTATCGATGATAATTGGGGGAAAACTCCAAAAGAAAATTCAAATTTTATAAAATTTTCAGATGAATTTTCAATTGATATAGGAGAAGGGATTAATAATAGAAAAGATGCATTAAAATGGATGTCACATTTTAACTCTTACAGAAATACTTGGGCTCATGAAGGAACAAAAAATAAAGGCTTGAATAAGGATGAAATTCTTTTTTTAAAGAAAGTATATAATCATTTTTTTAATGCTTAA
- a CDS encoding DUF5655 domain-containing protein yields MNLYQVNKSQLNTLKEKPFKLEREIQNLFEQNLTLLTGLEFVKSEFSIKGKRIDTLAYDTQSNAFIIIEYKRDKNVSVVDQGFTYLSLMLENKADFVLTYNETLNKNLHSGKVDWSQTRVVFVSPSFTENQRLATNFKDIAIELWEIKRFENDIISINPIKKTRSAESIKPITQQNEKIKSLTSEIKVYTEDDHLNGASDEIVELYESYKNAILNLFDDVEIVPKKLYIAFKKDKNISDIVLLKKGLKIFINLKKGLLDDPKGLTKDVSETGHWGNGDYELIVSNTDNLEYVMSLIKQVMK; encoded by the coding sequence ATGAATTTATATCAAGTCAATAAAAGTCAATTAAATACTTTAAAAGAAAAGCCCTTTAAACTAGAGCGTGAAATTCAAAATCTGTTTGAACAAAACTTAACCTTGTTAACAGGTTTAGAGTTTGTAAAAAGTGAGTTTTCTATAAAAGGAAAGCGTATTGATACACTAGCTTATGATACTCAATCTAATGCTTTTATAATCATAGAATATAAAAGAGATAAGAATGTTAGTGTAGTTGACCAAGGGTTTACTTATTTGAGTTTAATGTTGGAGAACAAAGCTGATTTTGTTTTGACTTATAATGAAACGTTGAACAAAAATTTACATAGTGGTAAAGTCGATTGGTCACAAACGAGAGTAGTTTTTGTTTCCCCAAGTTTTACAGAAAATCAACGTTTGGCTACTAACTTCAAAGACATTGCTATTGAATTGTGGGAAATTAAGCGTTTTGAAAATGATATTATTAGCATTAATCCAATAAAGAAAACGAGGTCGGCAGAAAGCATCAAACCAATAACGCAACAGAATGAAAAAATAAAATCACTAACTTCTGAAATTAAAGTTTATACAGAAGATGACCATTTGAATGGCGCTTCTGATGAAATAGTTGAATTATATGAGTCTTATAAAAATGCTATTTTGAATTTATTTGATGATGTTGAAATTGTGCCTAAAAAATTATATATCGCTTTTAAGAAGGATAAAAATATATCGGATATAGTTTTATTGAAAAAAGGGTTGAAAATTTTTATTAACCTCAAAAAAGGATTATTAGACGATCCAAAAGGATTAACTAAAGATGTCTCGGAAACCGGACATTGGGGTAATGGGGATTATGAGTTGATAGTAAGTAACACTGATAATCTTGAGTATGTAATGAGTTTAATTAAGCAGGTTATGAAGTAA
- a CDS encoding DNA-methyltransferase, giving the protein MLKPYFKSEDKNFYLLQGDCKVLLPQFEHKFDMVFADPPYFLSNNGLSIQSGQIVSVNKGTWDKSEGFDFINDFNRTWLKLVRDKLKDNGTIWISGTYHNIFSIGQLLQELDFKILNIITWEKNNPPPNFSCRFFTHSAELIIWARKKEKVPHYYNYELMKQLNGNKQMKDVWKLPAIAKWEKSCGKHPTQKPLSVLTRIILASTKPGAWILDPFAGSSTTGIAANLTNRRFLGIDMETEFLEISKNRKLEIEDVSIANLYKQKISGFETKKQLELYLLEEPKTEYSIDLEL; this is encoded by the coding sequence ATGCTTAAACCCTATTTCAAATCCGAAGACAAAAACTTTTACCTTTTGCAAGGTGATTGCAAAGTGCTTTTGCCTCAATTTGAGCATAAGTTTGATATGGTTTTTGCTGATCCGCCTTACTTTTTATCAAACAATGGTTTGTCTATCCAAAGTGGGCAAATTGTTTCCGTAAATAAAGGTACTTGGGATAAATCAGAAGGATTTGATTTTATCAATGATTTTAATCGTACTTGGTTAAAATTAGTTAGGGATAAATTAAAAGATAATGGTACGATTTGGATAAGTGGCACGTATCATAATATTTTTTCAATAGGTCAATTATTACAAGAATTAGATTTTAAAATCTTAAATATAATCACTTGGGAAAAGAATAATCCGCCACCAAATTTTTCTTGCAGATTCTTTACACATTCAGCCGAGTTAATAATTTGGGCACGTAAAAAAGAAAAGGTACCACATTATTACAACTATGAGTTAATGAAACAACTCAACGGCAACAAACAAATGAAAGATGTTTGGAAATTACCTGCTATTGCTAAATGGGAAAAATCATGTGGCAAGCATCCTACGCAAAAACCTTTGTCTGTTTTAACACGTATTATATTAGCATCTACCAAACCAGGCGCATGGATTTTAGATCCATTTGCAGGAAGTTCTACTACGGGAATTGCAGCCAATTTAACAAACAGAAGGTTTTTAGGTATTGATATGGAAACGGAGTTTTTAGAAATTAGCAAAAACCGAAAACTAGAAATAGAAGATGTATCGATAGCCAATCTATACAAGCAAAAAATAAGTGGTTTTGAAACGAAAAAGCAATTGGAGTTGTATTTATTAGAAGAGCCTAAAACAGAATATTCAATAGATTTAGAATTATGA
- a CDS encoding Crp/Fnr family transcriptional regulator yields MYEALKKFISSKGDIDMQSLDSICSHFDLVTTHRNEILLDYEQVANYYYFVNKGAVRVFTLTNEGEEISRYFAFEDTFVTALPSFIDQKPAEEYLQTIEKSELLRISRADFYKLVVLEPVFSKLYTEILELGFIVAQKRIYGFQGYDALSKVKWVIKNQPKLLLRVSNKMAASFLGITPSTLSRLKAKL; encoded by the coding sequence ATGTATGAGGCTTTAAAAAAGTTTATTTCAAGTAAAGGGGACATTGACATGCAATCATTGGATTCGATTTGTTCGCATTTTGATTTAGTAACTACCCATCGAAATGAAATTCTTTTAGACTATGAACAAGTTGCCAATTATTATTATTTTGTGAATAAAGGAGCCGTAAGAGTATTTACCCTTACAAATGAAGGAGAAGAAATATCACGTTACTTTGCTTTTGAAGATACTTTTGTAACTGCTTTACCCAGTTTTATTGACCAAAAACCCGCAGAAGAATATCTTCAAACTATTGAAAAATCAGAATTACTTCGGATTTCTAGAGCTGATTTTTACAAGCTAGTAGTGCTAGAACCTGTATTTTCAAAACTATACACTGAAATTTTAGAATTAGGGTTTATTGTTGCACAAAAACGAATCTATGGTTTTCAAGGGTATGACGCCCTTTCTAAGGTGAAATGGGTCATAAAAAACCAACCGAAGTTACTATTGAGGGTATCCAATAAAATGGCCGCTTCTTTTTTAGGAATAACGCCATCAACACTTAGCCGATTAAAAGCAAAATTATAA
- a CDS encoding HU family DNA-binding protein — protein MSIKFKVLPKKNPQDMMAPEKFYATSVANGETTLESLAEMIAYQCTLTDTDCYAVLRSLERNMLMELSQGRIVKLGHVGTFQVSVSAAGQVLQEDVTATDIKKSRILFRPAKKLRQMLGNLSYQKAS, from the coding sequence ATGAGTATTAAATTTAAAGTTCTTCCTAAGAAGAATCCTCAGGACATGATGGCGCCTGAAAAGTTTTATGCAACGTCGGTTGCAAATGGTGAAACCACTTTAGAGTCGTTAGCCGAAATGATTGCGTATCAGTGTACCTTAACGGACACCGATTGTTATGCAGTATTACGTTCTTTAGAGCGCAACATGCTTATGGAACTTAGCCAAGGCCGAATTGTAAAACTAGGACACGTAGGCACGTTCCAAGTGAGTGTAAGTGCTGCAGGCCAAGTTCTTCAAGAAGATGTTACCGCAACGGACATCAAAAAAAGTCGCATTTTGTTTCGACCAGCTAAAAAGCTAAGACAAATGCTAGGTAACTTGAGTTACCAAAAAGCGAGCTAG
- a CDS encoding DEAD/DEAH box helicase family protein yields MNNEAHSRIKINQLLSEAGWRFFDNEHGKANILLENYVKITQSEIDAWGNDFEKTRGGSLDFLLVDSDNKPTCVLEAKKESLHPLIAKEQARIYANTVGAQYIILSNGIVHYFWDLKKGNPKPIYKFPSPSEIGAIKEWKPDREALANEVVSNDYIATIQMPDYAQRLGWNGSVENSTDFIWNNGLRFLRYYQLNAVKHLQEAVREGKDRFLFEMATGTGKTLTSAAVIKLFLRSKNARRVLFLVDRLELEDQAFKDFTNYLKPDYTTFIYKQHKSDWRKADIVVTTIQSLLFNNKYREFFSPSDFDLLISDESHRSVSGNSRAVFEYFSGYKLGLTATPKDYLKSVDIDKIKESDPREIERRMLRDTYTTFGCESGEPTFRYTLLNGVKDDFLRNPITIDARTEITTQLLSDKGYAVVKPTEEGQETETFVSRDFEKKFFSDKTNYVFCDTFFKKALRDPITNEIGKTIIFAVSQNHARKITEILNDIAEQLFPNRYNSDFAVQVTSQVADAQQMTINFSNNNLNGKTNWLEGYKSSKTRVCVTVGMMTTGYDCSDLLNVCLMRPVFSPSDFVQIKGRGTRKHTFTFKHRNELNEDEVIQYDKKNFKLFDFFANCEYFENKFDYDEVLKLPKTREGEPDSSGGETSTTVKYTSERADILIVAEEKEIGLDGMKIDRMLFRNFEKRIMMDDIIKKNVELGNWEQVVSHIQNEILDKPDEYFNIEKLRKAAKIDRKVSIRELVEKIFGIIPKFKSKDEMLDEEFDKFISIYPPEEDVNIRALQYFFKAYIVDQDIRKIIEAKDFQALQTNPTLTISQFKEVHTKYREVIPVYIKDYINLDDFAA; encoded by the coding sequence ATGAATAACGAAGCACATTCAAGAATTAAAATCAACCAACTGCTTTCTGAAGCAGGTTGGAGATTCTTTGATAATGAGCACGGTAAAGCTAATATACTTTTAGAAAATTATGTCAAGATAACTCAATCTGAAATTGATGCTTGGGGCAATGACTTTGAAAAAACAAGAGGTGGTTCACTTGATTTCTTACTTGTAGACAGCGATAATAAACCAACATGTGTATTAGAAGCAAAAAAAGAAAGCTTACATCCACTAATTGCTAAAGAGCAAGCTAGAATATACGCTAATACTGTTGGAGCTCAATATATCATCCTATCTAATGGTATTGTGCACTATTTTTGGGATTTAAAAAAAGGAAATCCAAAGCCCATTTATAAGTTTCCCTCTCCTAGTGAGATTGGAGCTATTAAAGAATGGAAACCTGACAGAGAAGCTTTAGCTAATGAGGTAGTTTCTAATGACTATATTGCTACTATACAAATGCCCGACTATGCTCAAAGGTTGGGATGGAATGGCTCAGTAGAAAATAGTACAGATTTTATATGGAATAATGGACTTCGTTTTTTAAGGTATTATCAATTGAATGCTGTTAAACATTTACAAGAAGCCGTTAGAGAGGGGAAAGACCGTTTTCTATTTGAAATGGCTACTGGAACTGGTAAAACTTTAACTTCAGCAGCTGTAATTAAACTTTTTCTTCGTTCGAAAAATGCAAGAAGAGTTCTATTCTTGGTAGATAGATTAGAATTGGAAGACCAAGCTTTTAAAGATTTTACAAATTATTTAAAACCTGATTACACTACTTTTATATATAAGCAACATAAATCAGATTGGAGAAAAGCTGATATTGTAGTTACTACCATACAATCATTATTATTTAATAATAAGTATCGTGAATTTTTCTCTCCTAGTGATTTTGATTTATTAATATCCGATGAATCACATCGTTCAGTTTCAGGTAATTCAAGAGCAGTATTTGAATACTTTAGTGGCTACAAATTAGGATTAACAGCTACACCAAAAGACTATCTCAAAAGTGTAGATATAGACAAAATAAAAGAAAGCGACCCAAGAGAAATAGAACGTCGAATGTTACGAGATACTTACACTACCTTTGGTTGTGAAAGTGGTGAACCAACATTTCGTTACACTTTATTAAATGGTGTTAAGGATGATTTTTTAAGAAATCCAATAACAATTGATGCCAGAACTGAAATAACCACTCAACTCCTTTCTGACAAGGGATATGCTGTTGTAAAACCAACTGAAGAAGGACAAGAAACGGAGACTTTTGTTTCTCGTGATTTTGAAAAGAAATTCTTTTCCGATAAAACAAATTATGTTTTCTGTGACACATTTTTTAAGAAAGCTTTACGTGACCCTATTACAAATGAAATTGGAAAAACTATAATCTTTGCAGTTAGTCAAAATCACGCTAGGAAAATAACTGAAATTTTAAATGACATTGCAGAGCAATTATTTCCAAATAGATATAACTCCGATTTTGCTGTTCAAGTAACGTCTCAAGTTGCAGATGCGCAACAGATGACTATTAATTTTTCTAATAATAATTTGAACGGAAAAACAAATTGGCTAGAAGGTTATAAGTCAAGTAAGACAAGAGTTTGTGTTACAGTAGGTATGATGACTACTGGATATGATTGTTCCGATTTATTAAATGTTTGTTTGATGCGACCAGTATTTAGTCCATCGGATTTTGTTCAAATTAAAGGTCGTGGTACACGTAAGCATACTTTTACATTTAAGCATAGAAACGAGCTTAATGAAGATGAAGTGATTCAATATGATAAGAAAAATTTCAAACTATTTGACTTTTTTGCCAACTGTGAGTATTTTGAAAATAAGTTTGATTATGATGAAGTTTTAAAACTGCCTAAGACTAGAGAAGGTGAGCCTGATAGCTCTGGAGGAGAAACTTCAACTACCGTAAAATATACCAGTGAACGAGCCGATATCCTTATTGTTGCTGAAGAAAAAGAGATTGGATTAGACGGAATGAAAATTGACCGTATGCTGTTCAGAAATTTCGAGAAAAGAATTATGATGGATGACATTATTAAGAAAAATGTCGAATTAGGCAATTGGGAGCAAGTCGTAAGTCATATTCAAAATGAAATTTTAGACAAACCTGACGAATATTTTAACATAGAAAAACTACGTAAAGCCGCTAAAATTGACCGTAAAGTATCTATTAGAGAACTAGTTGAAAAAATATTTGGAATCATACCTAAATTCAAATCGAAAGACGAAATGCTTGATGAAGAATTTGATAAGTTCATTTCAATTTATCCACCTGAAGAAGATGTGAACATAAGAGCATTGCAATATTTTTTTAAAGCATATATAGTAGACCAGGATATTCGTAAAATAATTGAAGCTAAAGACTTTCAAGCTTTACAAACCAATCCTACTTTAACTATTTCTCAATTTAAAGAAGTACATACTAAATACAGAGAAGTTATTCCTGTGTACATTAAAGATTACATTAACCTTGATGATTTTGCAGCTTAA
- a CDS encoding Fic family protein, whose protein sequence is MKYFWKHKDFPNFQFKVDDLISQIQEFASELGEVNGLFVNVSEENKKEILLQIVVSEALKTSEIEGEYFSREDVMSSLQNQLGISNNPTLSKDKKAQAISELMLQVREDYQKPLTLQMLKQWHQTLMKFDKTVREGEWRSSAEPMQIISGRAGKIEVHFEAPPAKDLQILLIEFENWYQNFPYQEIGQVGRAMLRAALVHLYFETLHPFEDGNGRIGRALSEKALAETLEKPVLISLSKKIEENKKEYYETLKHVQRKQEVAEWLHYFFTILIEAQKEVKETVLFVVEKALFFDRFKNELNERQVKVLQKMTEKGKNGFEGGMTAKKYMSITKTSKATATRDLQILFEIGTFIREGDGRGVKYHLNW, encoded by the coding sequence ATGAAGTATTTCTGGAAACATAAAGATTTTCCAAATTTCCAATTCAAAGTGGATGATTTAATTAGTCAAATTCAAGAATTTGCCTCAGAACTTGGAGAAGTTAACGGTTTGTTTGTAAATGTATCAGAGGAAAATAAAAAAGAAATACTACTTCAAATTGTGGTTTCCGAAGCATTAAAAACATCTGAAATTGAAGGAGAATACTTTAGTAGAGAAGATGTAATGTCGTCCCTACAAAACCAATTAGGTATTTCAAATAATCCAACACTTTCAAAAGATAAAAAAGCGCAAGCCATTTCGGAATTAATGTTGCAAGTCCGAGAGGATTATCAAAAGCCGTTGACACTACAAATGCTAAAACAATGGCATCAAACTTTAATGAAGTTTGATAAAACCGTAAGAGAAGGAGAATGGAGAAGTAGTGCCGAACCCATGCAAATTATTTCAGGAAGAGCAGGAAAAATTGAAGTACATTTTGAAGCTCCACCTGCCAAAGATTTACAAATACTTTTAATTGAATTTGAAAATTGGTATCAAAACTTTCCTTATCAAGAAATAGGACAAGTAGGAAGAGCTATGTTGCGCGCTGCTTTGGTGCATTTGTATTTTGAAACGCTTCACCCTTTTGAAGATGGGAATGGTAGAATAGGTAGAGCTTTATCAGAAAAAGCACTAGCTGAAACATTGGAAAAACCTGTTTTGATAAGCCTCTCCAAAAAAATTGAAGAAAATAAAAAGGAATATTACGAAACCTTAAAACATGTGCAACGCAAACAAGAGGTTGCTGAATGGTTGCACTATTTTTTCACTATTTTAATTGAAGCACAAAAAGAAGTAAAAGAAACCGTTTTATTTGTGGTAGAAAAAGCGCTTTTCTTTGATCGCTTCAAGAACGAGTTAAACGAAAGACAAGTAAAAGTCTTACAAAAAATGACTGAAAAAGGTAAGAATGGCTTTGAAGGTGGTATGACCGCTAAAAAATACATGTCTATAACCAAAACATCAAAAGCTACTGCAACTAGAGATTTACAAATACTTTTCGAAATAGGGACTTTTATTAGAGAGGGTGATGGAAGAGGCGTGAAATATCATTTGAATTGGTAA
- a CDS encoding type II restriction endonuclease, with protein MNKLCQLLNLESDDILFTQITSSFKEKGILLWDYFVNWEKVHKNIKPIEKELNLLNVLIGKEDVETEVYNLIKEYPQVVKAFPFLIAFRDTKVSMLSDVTEFLYKDYDFKHRVITDEDCEDLTTFFMHSGLGDLVKDKRVKNLVDYVTGVEVGLDSNGRKNRGGTMMENIVETFVKSASDELGYEYMTQANAKKIKAHWNIDIQVDKSSRNLDFAINKNGKLYFIECNFYGGGGSKLKSTATEYVKMNEYWNAQNITFIWVTDGAGWKSTLKPLREYFDKADYLLNLEMLKLNLLSLILKN; from the coding sequence ATGAACAAGCTTTGTCAATTGCTTAATTTAGAAAGCGACGATATTTTATTTACCCAAATTACTAGTAGTTTCAAAGAGAAAGGAATTTTGCTTTGGGACTATTTTGTTAATTGGGAGAAAGTACATAAAAACATTAAACCCATTGAAAAAGAATTGAACCTTCTAAATGTTTTGATTGGGAAAGAGGATGTTGAAACAGAAGTTTATAATCTAATTAAAGAATATCCTCAAGTTGTTAAAGCTTTTCCTTTTTTAATTGCTTTTAGAGATACAAAAGTATCAATGCTTTCGGATGTTACGGAGTTTTTGTATAAAGATTATGATTTTAAACATAGAGTTATTACTGATGAAGATTGTGAAGACTTAACTACTTTTTTTATGCATTCTGGTTTGGGTGATTTGGTTAAAGACAAACGAGTTAAAAATCTTGTAGATTATGTTACGGGTGTAGAAGTAGGTTTAGACAGCAACGGAAGAAAAAACCGTGGTGGCACCATGATGGAAAACATTGTAGAAACCTTTGTAAAAAGTGCTTCCGATGAGTTAGGCTATGAATACATGACACAAGCCAATGCAAAAAAGATAAAAGCTCATTGGAACATTGACATACAAGTAGACAAATCATCCCGTAATTTAGATTTTGCTATCAATAAAAATGGAAAATTGTATTTTATTGAATGTAACTTCTATGGTGGCGGAGGTTCTAAACTAAAATCTACAGCAACAGAATATGTAAAAATGAATGAATATTGGAATGCTCAAAATATTACCTTTATTTGGGTAACAGATGGTGCAGGTTGGAAATCTACATTAAAACCATTAAGAGAATATTTTGATAAAGCGGATTATTTGTTGAATTTGGAGATGTTGAAATTAAACTTATTATCATTAATTCTTAAAAATTAA